The proteins below are encoded in one region of Brassica napus cultivar Da-Ae chromosome A6, Da-Ae, whole genome shotgun sequence:
- the LOC106345782 gene encoding GBF-interacting protein 1-like → MNKSLGDGGSARVSIPRNLRETVQSIREMTGKQHSDEDIYAVYKESFNDPFETAQKLRFLDTFHEVRSKRDKKKENLVPINQASARTGRRNFASSNTYHGNGRSSSFKRESGSNHVTGGSRPSLPNTNNRARNPTLPRATKVPAPSGVSNHKVEDDFTATVNKGVAEKLPLSKSISFSEDAVEPETSKANSEQVAPPVSVSVVQNHTQDVISAQPDVNNQPAELQSSTFGRQDPSLISASHCSNHSDQVTGNETASKKGKARSLLKLDVGERSHVTFPLHLQVADELQNGLTFGSFDSNFVKELSSTYGASGGDDSDFKSSHGTGDDERDSSPTTNGIHAVASARGASSYFEDDNGIPNSAPGALPNTQPHQIAYGQDAPFSVFGLVPSFSALGQPVNTEAAATQLGNSNAPAMSLVSNPPGQSSIAAVSQQATHLFGQQYPPSFFPYGPYYPQFYMPPPYIHQFLGPNGIPQQSYFPPGAAIAAPTHIAPVGDNENPPTTNPSQHASSTVVTHIPSATALNSIHSEERTSAMTGNAGAWIGQGLGNLQMYNLALQGQPLGFPVVQAGHRGLMGIHQPSQPMPAPSTTYQTLTPLPPTTAMAEPIRHPNIAHQQPQAAVTNNNY, encoded by the exons atgaacAAGAGCTTGGGTGATGGCGGCTCCGCTAGGGTTTCGATACCGCGTAATCTCCGAGAAACTGTTCAGAGTATCAGAGAGATGACAGGGAAGCAGCACTCGGACGAGGATATCTACGCCGTCTATAAGGAATCGTTTAATGATCCTTTCGAGACCGCCCAGAAGCTCCGCTTTTTAG ATACGTTTCATGAGGTGAGAAGCAAAAGAGACAAGAAGAAGGAG AATCTTGTGCCAATTAACCAAGCGAGTGCCAGAACTGGTCGGAGGAACTTTGCTTCTAGCAACACTTATCATG GCAATGGAAGAAGTTCATCCTTCAAAAGGGAGAGTGGATCTAATCATGTCACAGGGGGATCAAGACCTTCTCTTCCTAATACTAACAACAGAGCAAGAAACCCCACTTTACCTCGTGCGACAAA GGTTCCTGCTCCCAGTGGGGTAAGCAATCATAAAGTTGAAGATGATTTCACTGCCACTGTGAACAAGGGAGTTGCAGAGAAACTTCCTCTTTCCAAGTCTATTTCTTTCTCCGAGGATGCTGTTGAGCCAGAGACGTCTAAAGCAAATTCAGAACAAGTTGCTCCACCTGTATCAGTGTCTGTTGTACAGAACCATACACAAGATGTAATTTCTGCTCAGCCTGATGTGAATAACCAGCCAGCAGAACTGCAGTCATCTACCTTTGGTCGACAGGATCCTTCTTTGATTTCTGCTTCTCACTGCAGTAACCATTCTGATCAAG TCACCGGAAATGAGACTGCATCCAAGAAAGGCAAAGCTCGATCGCTTCTCAAGTTAGATGTTGGCGAGCGGTCACACGTTACATTTCCATTGCACCTTCAGGTTGCAGACGAGCTGCAAAATGGTCTGACCTTTGGAAGTTTTGATTCTAATTTTGTGAAAGAGCTATCTTCTACCTATGGTGCTAGTGGCGGTGATGACTCAGATTTTAAGTCCTCTCACGGAACAGGGGATGATGAGAGAGATTCTTCCCCCACTACCAATGGCATTCATGCGGTTGCTTCTGCCAG AGGAGCATCATCCTATTTTGAAGATGATAATGGGATTCCAAATTCAGCACCCGGAGCTTTACCGAACACACAACCTCATCAAATTGCTTATGGTCAAGACGCCCCATTCAGCGTGTTTGGTCTTGTTCCCTCGTTTTCAGCACTGGGCCAACCGGTAAACACAGAAGCAGCTGCGACTCAG CTTGGAAATTCTAATGCCCCAGCTATGTCATTAGTATCAAACCCGCCAGGTCAGAGCTCTATAGCAGCAGTCTCTCAGCAGGCAACTCATCTTTTCGGGCAACAATACCCTCCCAGTTTCTTCCCTTACGGTCCCTATTACCCACAGTTTTATATGCCACCACCATACATTCACCAGTTCTTGGGCCCAAATGGAATTCCACAGCAGTCTTATTTTCCACCAGGGGCTGCTATAGCAGCACCTACCCATATAGCACCAGTAGGCGACAATGAGAACCCTCCTACAACAAACCCTTCGCAACATGCTTCTTCAACAGTTGTCACTCACATCCCATCTGCAACCGCCTTAAACTCTATCCATAGTGAAGAAAGGACTTCAGCAATG ACTGGAAACGCAGGTGCGTGGATTGGGCAGGGACTTGGCAACCTGCAGATGTACAACCTAGCCCTGCAAGGTCAGCCACTTGGTTTCCCAGTCGTGCAGGCTGGTCACAGGGGGCTCATGGGAATACACCAACCATCACAGCCCATGCCCGCTCCTTCAACTACATATCAGACCTTAACACCACTGCCACCGACGACAGCTATGGCTGAACCCATAAGACACCCAAACATTGCCCATCAGCAACCTCAAGCTGCAGTAACGAATAACAACTATTAG